The proteins below come from a single Myxococcales bacterium genomic window:
- a CDS encoding YdeI/OmpD-associated family protein codes for MDPLVDRYFVTSKRWRAESARVRAVLLDCGLGEALKWGKPCYTHGGHNIAIVQPMNAFLALMFFKGALLDDPGGVLEEQGASSRYPRRVCFSDLERVTRLEPTLRDLVAKAIAVEDSGLTLPDRPAPALAPELQERLDREPALRAAFLALTPGRRREYDLHVAGAKQSSTRARRVDQHVARILAGKGLRDA; via the coding sequence ATGGATCCGCTGGTCGACCGCTATTTCGTCACCTCCAAGCGCTGGCGCGCCGAGTCCGCGCGCGTCCGCGCCGTCCTCCTCGACTGCGGCCTTGGTGAGGCGCTCAAGTGGGGAAAGCCCTGCTACACGCACGGCGGCCACAACATCGCCATCGTCCAGCCGATGAACGCCTTCCTGGCGCTCATGTTCTTCAAGGGGGCGTTGCTCGACGACCCGGGCGGGGTGCTCGAAGAGCAGGGAGCGAGCTCGCGCTACCCTCGCCGCGTGTGCTTCTCCGACCTCGAACGGGTCACTCGCCTCGAGCCCACGCTGCGGGATCTCGTGGCCAAGGCCATCGCCGTCGAGGACTCGGGCCTGACGTTGCCTGACCGGCCCGCGCCCGCGTTGGCGCCCGAGCTCCAGGAGCGACTCGATCGCGAGCCCGCCCTCCGCGCCGCCTTCCTCGCGCTCACGCCGGGTCGTCGGCGCGAGTACGACCTCCACGTCGCTGGCGCGAAGCAGTCGAGCACACGGGCGCGGCGCGTGGACCAGCATGTCGCGCGCATCCTGGCGGGCAAGGGCCTCCGCGACGCTTGA
- a CDS encoding MFS transporter, protein MFRRELRDYRFFLASRVASMLGHQITSVVIGWQVFSLTGRAMDLGYVGLAQFLPAIALSLVTGQIIDRVDRRRVLVLCYAAEVACTLCLLALTRAENRALWPIYAVLVVFGTARAFSGPSSQALAPNLVSRELLPRAVAWSSTAWQLSVIVGPALGGAVYGGLGPSAAYAASMVLLTGAGLATASVRGGGPSACPTAAEEGPPGESKFAKLFAGLRYVFRERAILGTLSLDLFAVLLGGAVALLPMFAASLGGGPLGLGLLRSAPAVGASATALFLSFFPLQRHAGRRMLAAVGVFGVATIAFGLSKSFPLSLACLVVLGAADMVSVVVRRTLLQVRVPDAMRGRVYAVTDVFVGASNELGEFESGLTAAWLGPEVAVIAGGVGTCLIVAAWAVFFPALRDVDRLE, encoded by the coding sequence ATGTTTCGCCGCGAGCTGCGCGACTACCGGTTCTTTCTGGCGTCGCGGGTCGCGAGCATGCTGGGCCACCAGATCACCTCGGTGGTCATCGGCTGGCAGGTGTTCTCGCTCACGGGCCGGGCGATGGATCTCGGCTACGTCGGCCTCGCGCAGTTCCTCCCGGCGATCGCCCTCTCGCTCGTGACGGGCCAGATCATCGACCGGGTCGACCGGCGGCGCGTGCTGGTGCTCTGCTACGCCGCGGAGGTGGCCTGCACGCTGTGCCTCCTCGCGCTCACGCGGGCCGAGAACCGAGCGCTCTGGCCGATCTACGCGGTGCTCGTCGTCTTCGGCACGGCGCGCGCCTTCAGCGGTCCGTCGAGCCAGGCGCTCGCGCCGAACCTGGTGTCGCGTGAGCTGCTCCCTAGGGCCGTCGCGTGGTCCTCCACGGCGTGGCAGCTCTCGGTCATCGTGGGGCCGGCCCTCGGCGGCGCGGTGTACGGGGGGCTCGGGCCGTCCGCCGCCTACGCGGCCTCGATGGTCCTCCTCACGGGCGCCGGGCTCGCGACCGCGTCGGTGCGGGGCGGTGGCCCGTCGGCTTGCCCCACGGCGGCCGAGGAGGGGCCGCCCGGCGAGAGCAAATTCGCAAAGCTGTTCGCGGGGTTGCGCTACGTGTTCCGCGAACGAGCCATCCTCGGGACGCTCTCGCTCGACCTCTTCGCCGTGCTCCTCGGTGGCGCGGTGGCGCTCCTGCCCATGTTCGCTGCGTCGCTTGGGGGCGGCCCGCTCGGGCTCGGGCTGCTTCGCAGCGCGCCGGCGGTCGGCGCGTCCGCCACCGCGCTCTTCCTGAGCTTCTTTCCGCTCCAGCGTCACGCGGGCCGCCGCATGCTCGCCGCGGTGGGCGTGTTCGGCGTCGCGACGATCGCCTTTGGGCTGTCGAAGAGCTTTCCCCTCTCGCTCGCGTGCCTGGTGGTGCTCGGCGCCGCCGACATGGTGAGCGTGGTCGTGCGCCGCACGCTCCTCCAGGTGCGGGTCCCCGACGCGATGCGCGGCCGCGTGTACGCCGTCACCGACGTCTTCGTGGGCGCGTCGAACGAGCTCGGCGAGTTCGAGTCGGGCCTCACCGCGGCGTGGCTGGGGCCCGAGGTCGCCGTCATCGCCGGCGGCGTCGGCACCTGCCTCATCGTGGCCGCGTGGGCCGTGTTCTTTCCCGCGCTTCGCGACGTCGATCGGCTCGAGTAG
- a CDS encoding acyl-CoA desaturase — MTTDSTAHAGAPARRYSLVKSIPFFAVHLAAVVGVALTGFSWKGVALAAALYFVRMFGVTAGYHRYFSHRTFRTSRVFQFLLALLAVSSTQKGVLWWAAHHRLHHKLSDKPGDVHSLKRDGFFWSHVGWIIADDHEATDEKRISDLTRFPELRALDRVHVVPTIALASTLYLVGGVPALLWGYFVSTVLLWHGTFTINSLCHALGKPRYRTGDESKNSLALALLTLGEGWHNNHHYYPRSTAQGFFWWEIDVTYYILKALSWVGVVWDLHVPSAEVRARQLLDAPADAPAPPLPLPVEALSDAE, encoded by the coding sequence ATGACCACCGACTCCACTGCCCACGCCGGTGCGCCCGCCCGGCGCTATTCGCTCGTGAAGAGCATTCCCTTCTTCGCCGTGCACCTCGCCGCCGTCGTCGGCGTCGCGCTCACGGGCTTCTCGTGGAAGGGCGTCGCCCTCGCCGCGGCCCTCTACTTCGTGCGCATGTTCGGCGTCACGGCCGGCTACCACCGCTACTTCTCGCACCGCACCTTCCGCACGAGCCGCGTTTTCCAGTTCTTGCTCGCGCTGCTCGCGGTCTCGAGCACCCAGAAGGGCGTGCTGTGGTGGGCGGCACATCACCGGTTGCACCACAAGCTCAGCGACAAGCCCGGCGACGTGCACAGCCTGAAGCGGGACGGTTTCTTCTGGTCTCACGTCGGGTGGATCATCGCCGACGACCACGAGGCGACCGACGAGAAGCGCATCTCCGACCTCACCCGGTTCCCCGAGCTCCGCGCCCTCGATCGCGTGCACGTGGTGCCGACCATCGCGCTGGCCTCGACCCTCTACCTCGTGGGCGGGGTCCCCGCGCTCTTGTGGGGCTACTTCGTCTCGACCGTGCTGCTCTGGCACGGGACGTTCACCATCAACTCGCTGTGCCACGCCCTCGGCAAGCCCCGCTACCGCACCGGCGACGAGAGCAAGAACAGCCTCGCGCTCGCCCTCCTCACGCTGGGCGAGGGCTGGCACAACAACCACCACTACTACCCGCGCTCGACCGCGCAGGGGTTCTTCTGGTGGGAAATTGATGTGACCTATTACATCCTGAAGGCGCTCTCCTGGGTCGGCGTGGTGTGGGACCTCCACGTGCCGAGCGCCGAGGTGCGCGCGCGCCAGCTCCTCGACGCGCCGGCCGACGCGCCGGCGCCCCCGCTCCCGCTGCCCGTGGAGGCCCTCTCCGACGCCGAGTGA
- a CDS encoding fatty acid desaturase — MQTTAPSPLISPVSLAAPVDARELADEAERATSPKERTEKELIHASRPYATESRAKSWSVLLGTLAVLGAFWSGAALSPHWALRLAFGLLAGLTIVRMFIVYHDFMHGAILRNSWLARAILHAYGVLVMTPPRVWKETHNYHHANTAKIIGSHVGSYVMVTTGMWQKMSARERFMYKAVRHPLTILFGYFTVFMLGMGVSPFLRSPKKNWDSALSLVVNWGVSALLLWKLGAAGFFFGYFFPLAVAMASGAYLFYAQHNFPDMNVQPRHEWSYARAALESSSYMKMGPVMNWFTGNIGYHHVHHLNQQIPFYRLPEAMAEIPELQHPATTSLGLSDIVSCFRLKLWDPDLGKMVGYPKG; from the coding sequence ATGCAAACGACGGCGCCCTCCCCCCTCATCTCTCCCGTCTCCCTCGCTGCCCCCGTCGACGCGCGTGAGCTCGCGGACGAGGCCGAGCGAGCGACGTCCCCGAAGGAGCGCACGGAGAAGGAGCTCATCCACGCCTCGCGCCCCTACGCCACCGAGTCGCGGGCGAAGAGCTGGTCGGTGTTGCTCGGCACGCTCGCCGTGCTCGGGGCGTTCTGGTCGGGCGCGGCGCTCTCGCCGCACTGGGCGCTCCGCCTCGCGTTCGGCCTGCTCGCCGGCCTCACGATCGTGCGGATGTTCATCGTCTATCACGACTTCATGCACGGCGCGATCCTGCGCAACTCGTGGCTCGCGCGCGCGATCCTCCACGCGTATGGCGTGCTCGTCATGACCCCGCCGCGCGTGTGGAAAGAGACCCACAACTACCACCACGCGAACACGGCGAAGATCATCGGCTCGCACGTCGGCTCGTACGTCATGGTCACCACGGGCATGTGGCAGAAGATGAGCGCCCGCGAACGCTTCATGTACAAGGCCGTGCGCCACCCGCTCACCATCCTGTTCGGGTACTTCACGGTGTTCATGCTCGGGATGGGCGTCTCGCCGTTCCTCCGCTCGCCGAAGAAGAACTGGGACTCCGCGCTGTCGCTCGTCGTCAACTGGGGTGTCTCGGCGCTGCTCCTGTGGAAGCTCGGCGCGGCCGGATTCTTCTTCGGGTACTTCTTCCCCCTCGCGGTGGCGATGGCCTCCGGCGCGTACCTGTTCTACGCACAGCACAACTTCCCCGACATGAACGTGCAGCCGCGGCACGAGTGGAGCTACGCGCGCGCGGCGCTCGAGTCGTCGAGCTACATGAAGATGGGGCCCGTCATGAACTGGTTCACAGGCAACATCGGGTATCACCACGTCCACCACCTGAACCAGCAAATCCCGTTCTATCGCCTGCCCGAGGCGATGGCCGAGATCCCGGAGTTGCAGCACCCCGCCACCACGAGCCTCGGCCTCTCGGACATCGTCAGCTGCTTTCGCCTGAAGCTCTGGGACCCCGACCTCGGCAAGATGGTCGGGTATCCGAAGGGCTGA
- the arfB gene encoding aminoacyl-tRNA hydrolase: protein MVVTERLTLSGRLLSWTSARSSGPGGQNVNKVESKVDLRYAFEEELALTPAERELLRARCEGRIDAEGRLQIVSQKTRDRGQNLADARARLAHLVLVGITPEVPRKKTKPSRGAVRRRLGDKRAQAEKKGQRRAGVARSGGDD, encoded by the coding sequence CTGGTCGTGACCGAGCGCCTCACGCTCTCGGGTCGCCTGCTCTCGTGGACCAGCGCGCGCTCGTCGGGACCAGGCGGCCAGAACGTGAACAAGGTCGAGTCCAAGGTCGATCTTCGCTACGCCTTCGAGGAGGAGCTCGCCCTCACCCCGGCAGAGCGAGAGCTCCTCCGCGCGCGCTGCGAGGGGCGCATCGACGCCGAAGGCAGGCTCCAGATCGTGAGCCAGAAGACCCGCGACCGCGGGCAGAACCTGGCCGACGCGCGCGCCCGCCTCGCTCACCTCGTGCTCGTGGGGATCACGCCGGAGGTGCCCCGGAAGAAGACCAAGCCTTCCAGGGGCGCCGTCCGGCGCCGGCTCGGCGACAAGCGCGCGCAAGCCGAGAAGAAGGGTCAGCGCCGCGCTGGCGTCGCGAGGAGCGGGGGCGACGACTGA
- a CDS encoding EI24 domain-containing protein, protein MNDRAAAAPAQPGLFFGIASVFRGLGFLVMRPALWGHALVPVVIAGALIVFFGTTGVVATNALTHDLVHREGTSIVLAWLLRVVLWLVSVAVAFLVATALAQPLSGFALDALSTRQEEALGGPRRTGPDLLPALLGSLKVTLLGLLVGVPAIVALAVLSFAVPPLAVVTVPLKVIVVGLLAAWDFLDYPFSLRSMGLRARLSFVTDHFGAVLGFGTTLALMLLVPGVGLFLLPVGVIAGTRLVVATERRS, encoded by the coding sequence ATGAACGATCGCGCGGCCGCGGCGCCGGCGCAACCTGGGCTCTTCTTCGGGATCGCGAGCGTATTTCGAGGGCTCGGCTTCCTCGTGATGCGGCCCGCGCTGTGGGGGCACGCGCTCGTGCCGGTGGTCATCGCGGGGGCCCTCATCGTGTTCTTCGGCACCACGGGCGTGGTGGCGACCAACGCGCTCACGCACGATCTCGTACACCGCGAAGGCACCTCCATCGTGCTCGCGTGGCTCCTCCGCGTGGTGCTCTGGCTCGTGTCGGTCGCGGTCGCGTTCCTCGTCGCGACGGCGCTGGCGCAGCCGCTCTCCGGGTTCGCGCTCGACGCCCTCTCCACGCGCCAAGAGGAAGCGCTCGGCGGCCCCCGGCGCACGGGGCCCGACCTGCTGCCCGCGCTGCTCGGCTCGCTCAAGGTCACGCTCCTTGGGCTGCTCGTGGGCGTACCCGCGATCGTCGCGCTCGCGGTCCTCAGCTTCGCCGTGCCACCGCTCGCGGTGGTCACGGTGCCGCTCAAGGTGATCGTCGTGGGGCTGCTCGCCGCGTGGGACTTCCTCGACTACCCGTTCTCGCTCCGCTCGATGGGGCTGCGCGCGCGGCTGTCGTTCGTGACCGATCATTTCGGGGCCGTGCTCGGCTTCGGGACCACCCTCGCGCTCATGCTCCTCGTGCCCGGGGTGGGGCTGTTCCTGCTGCCGGTCGGCGTGATCGCGGGCACGCGGCTCGTCGTCGCCACGGAGCGCAGGTCGTGA
- a CDS encoding DUF2330 domain-containing protein, producing the protein MKSLAVRSLVPFVLAAAVAACALTQSTHVRACGGCFVQNESTVVTDHRMALSISKTQTVLWDQIRYTGDPREFAWVLPVRAGTKLELANDEFFTALDAATQPVIVPPGRTGGRLGCAVAGCSASDSTGSGAPGEGQVQIVSQAVVGPYETVTLRATDPDALTRWLKSHAFAIPTNIEPIVAAYVREGFDFIALRLAPRCGERQMRPVRVVTPGADPTLPLRMVAAGVGARVGITLYVIGEGRYHPQNFPDAEVEWESDLTWSRTGNRSNYQDLAAAAMAQAGGRAWLTEFSGRVDVVQAATRRYASSFHPSLVDTYFGLCRRAGGGTGGSSGGTGGSTPCPDNGPVASTDGGIPPRAPVDAGAAPDAAAPDASDPEATDGGEADGGEADGGEADGGEADGGGGRVDAGAPRVDAGSPRPDAGVSPGPSTSFPCGLDDLAVATEGMSPTGVWVTRLRAVLPSNALGAGDLRLEATTSQTPVESVHYVDTYSDEASPTRAQGCASGARSRTTFGSYGLAAAAAVAGLAWARKRRRG; encoded by the coding sequence TTGAAGAGCCTCGCCGTACGCAGCCTCGTCCCCTTCGTTCTAGCCGCCGCCGTCGCCGCGTGTGCGCTCACGCAGAGCACCCACGTCCGCGCCTGCGGCGGCTGCTTCGTGCAGAACGAGTCGACCGTCGTCACCGACCACCGGATGGCCCTGTCGATCTCGAAGACCCAGACCGTGCTCTGGGACCAGATTCGCTACACGGGCGATCCGCGCGAGTTCGCGTGGGTGCTTCCGGTGCGCGCGGGCACGAAGCTCGAGCTCGCGAACGACGAGTTTTTCACTGCGCTCGACGCCGCGACCCAGCCCGTCATCGTCCCGCCGGGGCGCACGGGCGGGCGGCTCGGCTGCGCCGTCGCGGGGTGCAGCGCCTCGGACTCCACCGGCTCGGGCGCGCCGGGCGAGGGCCAGGTGCAGATCGTGAGTCAAGCCGTCGTCGGGCCCTACGAGACCGTCACGCTTCGCGCGACCGATCCCGACGCCCTCACGCGGTGGCTGAAGAGCCACGCGTTCGCGATCCCCACGAACATCGAGCCCATCGTCGCGGCGTACGTGCGCGAGGGCTTCGACTTCATCGCCCTTCGGCTCGCGCCGCGCTGCGGAGAGCGGCAGATGCGCCCGGTCCGCGTGGTCACGCCCGGCGCCGATCCGACGCTGCCGCTTCGCATGGTCGCCGCCGGCGTCGGCGCGCGCGTCGGCATCACGCTCTACGTCATCGGCGAGGGGCGCTACCACCCCCAGAACTTCCCCGACGCCGAGGTGGAGTGGGAGTCCGACCTTACTTGGTCGCGAACCGGCAATCGCTCGAACTACCAAGACCTCGCCGCGGCTGCGATGGCGCAGGCTGGGGGGCGCGCGTGGCTTACGGAGTTCTCCGGGCGAGTCGACGTCGTGCAAGCGGCGACTCGCCGCTACGCGAGCAGCTTCCACCCGTCGCTCGTCGACACCTACTTCGGTCTCTGTCGCCGCGCCGGCGGCGGGACGGGCGGCTCGAGCGGCGGGACGGGCGGCTCGACGCCTTGTCCCGACAACGGCCCAGTCGCATCGACGGACGGAGGGATCCCCCCGCGCGCCCCCGTGGACGCCGGCGCGGCACCCGACGCCGCCGCGCCGGACGCGAGCGATCCCGAGGCGACCGACGGCGGCGAGGCGGACGGCGGCGAGGCGGACGGCGGCGAGGCGGACGGCGGCGAGGCGGACGGCGGCGGGGGCCGCGTCGATGCGGGAGCTCCTCGCGTCGACGCGGGATCCCCTCGCCCCGACGCTGGCGTATCGCCTGGACCTTCGACGAGCTTCCCGTGTGGGCTCGACGACCTCGCCGTCGCCACCGAGGGCATGAGCCCGACCGGCGTGTGGGTCACGCGCCTCCGCGCCGTGCTGCCCTCGAACGCGCTCGGGGCCGGCGATCTGCGGCTCGAGGCGACCACGAGCCAGACCCCCGTCGAGAGCGTCCACTACGTCGACACCTACTCCGACGAGGCGAGCCCGACTCGCGCTCAGGGCTGCGCGAGCGGCGCTCGCTCACGCACGACGTTCGGGAGCTACGGGCTCGCCGCAGCCGCCGCGGTGGCGGGCCTCGCGTGGGCACGCAAGCGTCGCCGGGGCTGA
- a CDS encoding biopolymer transporter ExbD yields MGIAIDSGGKGKRRTLDAEVNLVPMIDFLVVTIAFLVLTAAWTAAGRVEASAALGGHGEPCEDCRPRKLVLDARGEQAFLLTWKEGEKVIRTVEVPKRAIEPTAGRARQIRYPELAKALSDEWSTYGQHRDRADKHVDPLVLRTSNELPYAAMVGLMDATSSVRRPGPGAGTTPGASDRAAFELTLAVD; encoded by the coding sequence ATGGGCATCGCGATCGACAGCGGCGGCAAGGGCAAGCGACGGACACTGGACGCGGAGGTGAACCTGGTCCCCATGATCGACTTCCTGGTCGTCACCATCGCGTTCCTGGTGCTCACGGCGGCGTGGACCGCGGCGGGGCGCGTGGAGGCGAGCGCCGCGCTGGGCGGCCACGGCGAGCCGTGCGAGGACTGCCGACCGCGCAAGCTCGTGCTCGACGCGCGCGGCGAGCAGGCGTTTCTCCTCACGTGGAAGGAGGGCGAGAAGGTGATCCGCACGGTGGAGGTGCCCAAGCGGGCGATCGAGCCGACCGCGGGCCGCGCGCGGCAGATCCGTTACCCCGAGCTCGCGAAGGCGCTCTCCGACGAGTGGTCGACCTACGGTCAACACCGCGACCGCGCCGACAAGCACGTGGACCCGCTCGTGCTGCGCACGTCGAACGAGCTGCCCTACGCCGCGATGGTCGGCTTGATGGACGCCACGAGCTCCGTGCGACGCCCCGGGCCTGGCGCAGGAACGACGCCGGGCGCGAGCGACCGCGCGGCGTTCGAGCTGACGCTCGCGGTCGACTGA
- a CDS encoding M3 family metallopeptidase, with protein MPMSPENPLLTVTTNIPFDAVLPEHIAPAVATLRASAQEALDAIPRAHAEGRLTYDATLGALDAATSGLDFALGVAAHLESTASTPALRDAYAAVQEEVAVFYSGIALSAPLYGALAAYAATDEGRALTGGRRRLLDKTLLDFVKNGVNLDAAGKKRLAELDVELAQMTLLYSQNTVDATNAFSHHVADREALGGVPEGTVAAAAEAAKQRGLEGYLLTLHAPLYVPIMTYADDRALRERLYRANVTRATTAPGDNLELALTILRLREEKAKLLGFPNFAELVLSDRMAKTGEKAQAFVDDLRARIAPAFARENAELDAFVREIAGEAALPLAPWDVAYFAEKLRRKRYEVDDEALRPYFPLDRVSEGLFRIAEELYGVRVVPWTADEPDGPPRPWNDDVLSYVVRDHDGTRETRLGAFYMDLFPRADKRDGAWMGGMLDRLPGTPHERENVAVIVGNMTPPAPGARTALLTHREVETLFHEFGHLLHHVLSAVRERALAGTRVLSDFVELPSMLTENFAWEKEGLDLFARHVESGAGLPEDMRLRMKAARTFRAANMLLRQLGFSTVDLLLHRTPAVTSKAELLRLAREAFQPFSPAALPDDYAMIASFAHLFGSPYGYAAGYYSYQWAEVLDADAFTPFKDAGVLSREVGAAFRAKVLARGDEAPPEELYRDFLGRDPTVDALVARMGLSGAAPPAA; from the coding sequence CTGCCGATGTCGCCCGAGAACCCGCTGCTCACGGTCACCACGAACATCCCCTTCGACGCGGTGCTGCCCGAGCACATCGCCCCGGCGGTCGCCACGCTGCGCGCGTCCGCGCAGGAGGCACTCGACGCGATCCCGCGGGCGCACGCCGAGGGGCGCCTCACCTACGACGCCACGCTCGGCGCGCTCGACGCGGCCACCTCCGGGCTCGATTTTGCGCTCGGCGTCGCCGCGCACCTCGAGTCGACCGCGAGCACGCCGGCGCTGCGGGACGCGTACGCCGCCGTGCAGGAAGAGGTGGCCGTGTTCTACAGCGGCATCGCGCTCTCGGCGCCGCTCTACGGGGCGCTGGCCGCGTACGCCGCGACCGACGAAGGGCGCGCGCTCACTGGGGGGCGGCGTCGCCTCCTCGACAAGACCCTGCTCGACTTCGTGAAGAACGGCGTGAACCTGGACGCCGCGGGGAAGAAGCGGCTCGCCGAGCTCGACGTGGAGCTCGCGCAGATGACGCTGCTCTATTCGCAGAACACGGTCGACGCGACCAACGCGTTCTCTCACCATGTCGCCGACCGCGAGGCGCTCGGCGGCGTCCCGGAAGGGACCGTGGCCGCCGCCGCCGAGGCGGCCAAGCAGCGCGGGCTCGAGGGGTACCTGCTCACCCTTCACGCGCCGCTCTACGTGCCCATCATGACGTACGCGGACGACCGCGCGCTTCGCGAGCGGCTCTACCGGGCCAACGTGACCCGCGCCACGACCGCGCCCGGCGACAACCTCGAGCTCGCGCTCACGATCCTGCGGCTGCGCGAGGAGAAGGCCAAGCTGCTCGGCTTCCCCAACTTCGCCGAGCTCGTGCTCTCCGACCGCATGGCCAAGACCGGCGAGAAAGCGCAGGCGTTCGTCGACGATCTGCGCGCGCGGATCGCGCCGGCGTTCGCGCGCGAGAACGCCGAGCTCGACGCCTTCGTGCGGGAGATCGCCGGCGAGGCCGCGCTGCCGCTCGCCCCGTGGGACGTGGCCTACTTCGCCGAGAAGCTCCGCCGCAAGCGCTACGAGGTCGACGACGAGGCGCTCCGCCCCTATTTCCCGCTCGACCGCGTGTCGGAGGGGCTGTTCCGCATCGCGGAGGAGCTCTACGGCGTGCGCGTCGTGCCCTGGACGGCCGACGAGCCGGACGGCCCGCCCCGGCCGTGGAACGACGACGTGCTCTCGTACGTCGTGCGCGATCACGATGGGACGCGCGAGACGCGACTAGGTGCGTTCTACATGGATCTGTTCCCGCGGGCCGACAAGCGCGACGGGGCCTGGATGGGCGGCATGCTCGACCGGCTCCCCGGCACGCCCCACGAGCGCGAGAACGTCGCCGTGATCGTGGGCAACATGACCCCGCCCGCGCCCGGCGCGCGCACCGCGCTGCTCACGCACCGCGAGGTCGAGACCCTCTTTCACGAGTTCGGTCACCTGCTCCACCACGTGCTCTCGGCGGTGCGCGAGCGCGCGCTCGCGGGCACGAGGGTGCTCTCCGACTTCGTCGAGCTCCCTTCCATGCTCACCGAGAACTTCGCGTGGGAGAAGGAGGGGCTCGACCTCTTCGCCCGGCACGTCGAGTCGGGGGCGGGCCTCCCCGAGGACATGCGCTTGCGCATGAAGGCGGCGCGCACGTTCCGCGCGGCCAACATGCTCCTGCGGCAGCTCGGCTTCTCCACGGTCGATCTGCTCCTGCACCGCACGCCGGCCGTCACGTCGAAGGCCGAGCTGCTCCGCCTCGCGCGGGAGGCGTTTCAGCCCTTCTCGCCCGCGGCCCTCCCGGACGACTACGCGATGATCGCGTCGTTCGCGCACCTCTTCGGGAGCCCGTACGGCTACGCCGCCGGCTACTACTCGTACCAGTGGGCCGAGGTGCTCGACGCCGACGCGTTCACGCCCTTCAAAGACGCGGGCGTGCTCTCCCGCGAGGTGGGCGCGGCCTTCCGCGCGAAGGTGCTCGCGCGCGGCGACGAGGCGCCGCCCGAGGAGCTGTACCGCGACTTCTTGGGGCGCGATCCCACGGTCGATGCGCTCGTCGCGCGTATGGGGCTGAGCGGCGCCGCGCCCCCGGCGGCCTGA
- a CDS encoding agmatinase family protein produces the protein MTSDLPFDPNAPAALDSGLFGLPHTRDQAALLVVPVPWEATTSYGGGTSLGPAAILEASKQVDLYDLDVERPYAPGICLLPAAPELAAWNEEGKAEACAIIEAGGETHGDPALVAALARVNELSRKVNEAVFVESCRVLDEGKLLAVLGGDHSVPLGALRAVARTERSFGVLHFDAHSDTRDAYEGFLYSHASIMRNALDEVPELTRLVQVGIRDVCEAEIDYVAAQGERVVVFTDRELSRRRLRGEAFASVAASIVAALPARVWVSFDIDGLDPRFCPNTGTPVPGGLDLAEAVFLLSEVVRSGRVLLGFDLNEVAPGPEGEWDANVGARLLYKLAGFLFASRGMAKLCG, from the coding sequence ATGACGTCCGACCTGCCGTTCGATCCGAATGCCCCGGCCGCCCTCGACTCCGGTCTGTTCGGGCTGCCGCACACCCGTGACCAGGCGGCCCTCCTGGTCGTTCCGGTGCCCTGGGAGGCGACGACCTCGTACGGCGGCGGCACCTCGCTCGGCCCGGCGGCGATCCTCGAGGCGAGCAAGCAGGTCGACCTGTACGACCTCGACGTCGAGCGCCCGTACGCGCCCGGCATCTGCCTCCTCCCGGCCGCTCCCGAGCTCGCCGCGTGGAACGAAGAGGGCAAGGCCGAGGCGTGCGCCATCATCGAGGCCGGCGGCGAGACCCACGGCGATCCCGCGCTGGTGGCGGCCCTCGCGCGCGTCAACGAGCTGTCGCGGAAGGTGAACGAGGCGGTGTTCGTAGAGAGCTGCCGCGTCCTCGACGAGGGCAAACTGCTCGCGGTGCTCGGCGGCGATCACTCGGTGCCGCTCGGGGCGCTGCGCGCCGTGGCGCGCACCGAGCGGTCGTTCGGCGTGCTGCACTTCGACGCGCACTCGGACACGCGCGACGCGTACGAGGGGTTCCTGTACTCGCACGCCTCGATCATGCGCAACGCGCTGGACGAGGTCCCAGAGCTCACACGGCTCGTGCAGGTCGGCATTCGCGACGTGTGCGAAGCCGAGATCGACTACGTCGCCGCGCAGGGCGAGCGCGTGGTGGTCTTCACCGATCGCGAGCTGTCGCGCCGCCGGCTCCGCGGCGAGGCGTTCGCGAGCGTGGCCGCGTCGATCGTGGCCGCGCTGCCGGCGCGCGTGTGGGTGTCCTTCGACATCGACGGGCTCGACCCGCGATTCTGCCCAAACACGGGCACGCCCGTGCCCGGGGGCCTCGACCTCGCGGAGGCCGTGTTCTTGCTGTCGGAGGTCGTGCGTTCCGGCCGCGTGCTCCTCGGCTTCGACCTGAACGAGGTGGCGCCTGGCCCCGAGGGGGAGTGGGACGCGAACGTGGGGGCGCGGCTACTCTACAAGCTCGCCGGGTTCCTCTTCGCCAGCCGAGGCATGGCGAAGCTCTGCGGTTGA
- a CDS encoding RNA-binding protein: MGNRLYVGNLSFNATADSVRAAFSSFGEVTDAHVVSDRETGRSRGFAFVTMSTAQEAAKAIAEMNGALLDGRPLRVNEAEERQSRGGGGGGGGFGGGGGGGGRRGGGGGGGGGGGRGGDRW; this comes from the coding sequence ATGGGCAATCGTCTCTACGTCGGCAACCTTTCGTTCAACGCGACCGCGGACTCCGTTCGCGCGGCCTTCTCCAGCTTCGGCGAGGTGACTGACGCCCACGTCGTGTCCGATCGCGAGACCGGCCGCTCGCGCGGCTTCGCCTTCGTGACCATGTCGACCGCGCAAGAGGCCGCCAAGGCGATCGCCGAGATGAACGGCGCTCTCCTCGACGGGCGTCCCCTCCGCGTCAACGAGGCCGAGGAGCGCCAGAGCCGCGGCGGTGGCGGCGGCGGCGGCGGCTTCGGCGGCGGCGGCGGCGGCGGTGGTCGTCGCGGCGGCGGCGGCGGCGGCGGCGGCGGCGGTGGCCGCGGCGGCGACCGCTGGTAA